Proteins encoded within one genomic window of Fusobacterium simiae:
- a CDS encoding glycerol dehydratase reactivase beta/small subunit family protein — protein sequence MTISLREDLMKEQKNPIAINIYYNKNLTIDKRIKNILCGIEEEEIPFILIPDDEENVKILGDKAAKSSKLGVGIGINSKEVTLYQEKLSVEKPLFECSLNSSDYVLRAIGTNGARLIKGNPFIII from the coding sequence ATGACTATCAGTTTAAGAGAAGACTTAATGAAAGAACAAAAGAACCCCATTGCTATAAATATTTACTATAATAAAAACTTAACTATTGATAAGAGAATAAAAAATATTCTATGTGGGATAGAAGAAGAAGAAATACCTTTTATATTGATTCCAGATGATGAAGAAAATGTAAAAATCTTAGGAGATAAGGCAGCAAAATCCTCAAAGTTAGGAGTTGGTATAGGTATTAATTCAAAAGAAGTAACTCTTTATCAAGAAAAATTAAGTGTAGAAAAACCTTTATTTGAATGTAGTCTAAATAGCTCTGATTATGTATTGAGAGCAATAGGAACAAATGGAGCAAGACTAATAAAAGGGAATCCATTTATAATAATTTAG
- a CDS encoding BMC domain-containing protein yields MLEALGLIEVVGLVGAIEAADTASKAADVKVIGYELTKGSGMVLVKIVGGVSAVKSAVEAASVAAERVAQIVGKRVIARPSDELDKILNIEKEKSDKKVDDEKVIIEDSEEQNEVTDNNETDEVNEILEEIKEIQVVKENKKNKKKK; encoded by the coding sequence ATGTTAGAGGCACTTGGACTTATTGAAGTAGTCGGATTGGTTGGAGCAATAGAAGCGGCAGATACTGCAAGTAAAGCTGCTGATGTAAAAGTTATAGGCTATGAATTGACCAAAGGCTCAGGAATGGTTCTTGTAAAAATAGTTGGAGGAGTTTCAGCAGTAAAGTCAGCAGTTGAAGCAGCAAGTGTTGCAGCAGAAAGAGTAGCTCAAATAGTTGGTAAGCGTGTTATTGCAAGACCCTCTGATGAATTGGATAAAATTTTAAATATTGAAAAAGAGAAATCTGATAAAAAAGTTGATGATGAAAAAGTTATCATAGAGGACTCAGAAGAACAAAATGAAGTTACTGATAACAATGAAACTGATGAAGTTAATGAAATTTTAGAAGAAATAAAAGAAATTCAAGTA